The sequence TGAATACTTTGTCGGCTGCTtaagcaaaatgttttttttacgaactattgATTACATCATctgaatacaaattgtaaatgtATCCCACTTTACCGAATGAACAAAACTAGAAAagaaactcttcaacattttgtaaagtttatcaatacaaaattctgtatagtgagcttttttatcgatctggaagagaaaacgtggcaccttatatccattatgtcgaagccattacgGAGGAATCTTTATTCATTGATTTAAATGATAAGATGCAATCTGTgtatttgctcaatttttgcttaatagaaatattttacattttcgcattaatttttggtgatgtttctttttgggctaaagcgaatgtatgtcgaattccgttgattgcagGTTAAGtattcagaaaaataatggagagaaacgctAACTACTTAGCCATTTGACAATACTGCAGTCCGAAAAcacaaattcgaacaaataacttttgggcgagacgaagttcgacgggtcagctagttagggattaaaaattcaaaaaggcTGCTCTCAACAATATTGTCCCCAAGGTCAGAATCAGTTTGATCGGTATTATCAGCGGTTTGTTGAACCCATCCATCTCCTATCACACAATCGTCATCGTCACCATCATCATCCTGCTCATCATCAGTGCGGCGCTGACCTGAAATTAGATCGTTCCAGAGTTCTATTTTTAACCCTTGTTCTCTCCAACGTGTTGGCTCAATTGATCCGATCCCCAATTTCGCACTGTAGCTGTAGGCGACTGCGGCAATCCGTCGGTGTACAAATATACCAGTACCAGCTTAAAAATTACAAACTATGGCCAGTGACGTCACTGGGCAGTAATGAGGTTGTTTCCAATGTAACTTCAACTACAATGATTAGAAATGTCTTCGAATTTATGTGATCATACCAGAAACGAACCAACGAATCGATCCCAGAACTGGCAACCGACAACGGCACGGCACTCACTTCACTATCCGTCCGGAATTGCAGGGACTAGATGTCGTCGGCACAATTGATAAAACAGATTCACACCCAACTCGATTCGACCCCGGCCAGAGATTACCAATCATCGTAGCCCGGTAGTCTGTGAGGCATCgtgatgttttgttttttttttcttttcatttgttgttgttttattaTTAGTCTGCGTCATAATCGGGCCCTATCAGTTCTCGGGCGCACTTCGACAGCTGATATCGCTGGCCGAGAGTGTGGTCAGTACGGAGTAACCGTTCTCCGGTAGTGCAAGTGCGTTTCTGTCTCGCCCCAACCGTAGGCGATGTGGCAAGTTCTTGGATGGACGGCGTTTTTCGCCGCGATGATCAACAGCTGCCACGGTGGTCATCTTCGGTTCCCGTACGGTGACACCAACTTCAGTCTGAACGTTTACAAGGTAAATTGACGGTCGATCTGCGATATTTACAATGTTTTTTATTGTTCTGCTACTTCAAGGCCGCCTTCGATTCGGAGCGTAATGTGATTGTAGCACCGTTTGTGTTGCGCAACAGTATCGTAATGTTGTATGCGATTGCAACGGGTGCGACACAGGAACGACTGCGAGAGGTTTTCGCGTTACCGGAAAATTTCACCGAGTTTTTAACCAATCAGAAGGAACTGCACTACATGCTCGGTGGGGAAGGCGATGGGTTTCGGATGAGGAACCGGATTGTCGTGAACGGTTTCCGAGATGTCGATGTGCACATGAGGGATGTGATGAAGGAAGATCTGGACACCACCATCGTGTACTTCGACTTCGGTCAGCGGGAGGGAGTGGTTCGCCGGGTGAATCATTTCGCTAACTTCAACACCAATCGGGTCGTGAGTGAATTGGTCAGTTTGGATTACATTCCGAAGCACCTGCAGATGGCGCAAATTTGTGCGGCATCGTTTAAGCCACCGTTTGCGAATGCCTTCAATCCGAATGATACGAGTCCGCGGGAATTTTGGAGTGGAATGATCGAGAAACTGTACTCGACCATAACGATGTTCAAGCGAGGAGATTTCCGCTTTTCTCGAATACCGGAACTGGAGATTGAGGTGCTGGAGTTGCCGTTTGTGAAATCCAGCGATGCTGTCATGTGGATTATGCTTCCGGATAGGGACGCCTCGCTGGAGACGATCATGAAAGCACTGGAACCGGGACATTTCGATGCAATTCAGGCACATTTTTCTATGAAACGTGCCGAGATTACGGTGCCGTTGTTTACCATAGAGTCGGAGTTCAATGCAACGGATTTCCTGAAGCACACGATGGGACTTGATGTGTTGTTTAAGCTGCGGGAACTGCGGGTGTTCGAGGATCTGGACTCCTCGCTGGACACTGTGATACATCGGGCGGGTATTCATTTTTACGAAAAAACGGCAGACGCCGGCGGTGCTACGATGGTTCGGAGTTTTCGGAAACGAAGTGCCGTCTACCAGTATGTGGTGGCCCGATCGTACCTATTTGTGATCGTGAAGAAAACCAATAAACAGATTCTGTTCATGGGCCATCTGTACAAACCGGACAACTTGGTTGAAGTTTAAAATAGATGAACGAGAGAtattttcaaaagcatcttttttttttagattccgAAACAAGTCATTCGAAAACACGTTGGTCTGCTTCCTGGTCATCGAGACAAAGCAATTGTGCATGGCGAGAATAACTTGATTTGATCGTTTTAAAAATTCTTTTCTCGTCTCAACCGGAGTCGTCTCCGGGGGGTTGGGGAACCAGTTTGCTGGCAGCCGCCGAAGAACTCGCCCCGTAAAGTCCAAGATCACGAAGATCGAACGTAAAAGCGAAGACGCGAGAAGAATAACAAAACAAAAGCGTTCAACTTTTATGGAATGCAGTCCGGCGCCATCGAGTCTGTAGGACACCTGCACACGGAGCGCACAGATCGAAACCTCTGGGATCGGATGAAGCTCCGGACAAGCTCTCATGTTTCGCCTGTGGCTGCGAgatgttggttggttggttgattcttttttttccGTTCCCGTAGTTAGCTGCTTCTTCAACTATCGCCGCTGTGCTTTTTCCATATAAAGtgaaacgatctcgaaatgcgGTTTGGAGGTGAACAGAAATGCTTTATTTTTATGTGCGTTCTTCGCTTTGCGCGGAGAGCGTCGGCGGGTTGGACAGTGGGCTGCCTTTCGCTTGTTCGGAGTCATAGCGTCGTAGTGTCAAGAACTTTCTGTGCCAGAAGGATCACTACTACTATGTTACTACTACTAGGATAAGGGTTGTGCGATATTTTGACCGACAGGAACACCAACGCCGCCTACTGTTCCGATCGCGTCGTCCTGCTTTATTACCGCAACGAAGTCGGCGGGTTAATGATTGTGGTTGTTCGAAAGACCGCATGAGATGTGTTCAGCAGGCAGGCGGCATGGGGGGAAGCATGACCAACATGGGACCGTGATGGTCGTGATGAAGGCGATGGTGATGATAGTAGTTTCTGCCTTTTGAATTACTCCTCGACTCAATCTTGTCTTGGGTTTCCGTCCGTCCGGGGACAAAGACGAGAACGCGAGGACGCACCGTGatcttgctgctgctgctggagcTTCGGTTGCAACGGAATACGGAAAAGCTCTTGACTTGGGCCTCTTGTGGTCTCGGAAATCACGCCAGATAATAATGGCGGCGGTGACTTGACGGAACATTCAACTCACTCCCGCCCTGGCATGGCAAGAACGAATGGCCGAACCATTAATGGTATGACCTTTTGCGGTGCTTTCGAAGTGCGGCAGAGGTCGAACATGAACGGGCAAATGGGCGGCACTCGGGACTCACTCTTGGACCTTTGTGATAGGATATTAACTTTGCTCTTACTTAGGTATACACTTTTGCTGAACGATTACGAACTGTTTATGGTAAAAGATAAAGAATTATGATTAACAGGTAATGATCTTAGCAAAGCAAAGTTTCGGCAAAGATAAACTCATGATTACAATGTTGCATACGATCCTTTATAAAAAATTCTGGATCAGTAATCGTGaatataattttattgacccttcgGCAATAAGCGTCCACTAACTCtggcaaaatgccatggaaacaaaacAAGTTGGAAAGGAAGCAAACATAcgtttacattcagcacataatgatttGTTGCTTCAATTGTCTTAGGAATAATTCTAAGAAAATTTTACTTACTCATTTTTAGAAGTACTAGATATGCAGCGCAATAGCTCAATTTAGTTCATAccataacttgatattttttcaaacataaacaagcattgtcatagttacgacgcattcaGCGagcagacgcttgttgttttgcttcaaaaaactgaaactgacagtgaaccgaactcatcgaggggtcctattcaaatgagttTTTCTTTGGTTTCGGTATTACATTCAATTTGTGGAATGACACCACtcggtttcaacagacttcgaagccgattcggaaatatatattggagaagccaagctggctggacatcgtcagcgacagacccctatggaggttgtattgattgtctgccctttcctaccagaagcagattgttacggaaaatcaaaccgcaattgtttttaacgatttttagcgactggcaccattaaagaagttgacaagcgattataaatacactctcctactcaatgcttgatcggagaaataggtataaagcgagaggactagtgtttgatggacagagaagctgTTTGGattgtaaggtatcggtcgggtgacggccaggatatagaccatgttcgatgtacgttactactatgtctgtttcgagttttagagtggctaaagcaagatcagagtggcgaaatggtagcgcgtatgcacggaatgcataagaacgcaggttcgagtcctgtctctgagcgtatctttttccaaaaaaacatcttttctgttagtttttctttcacttggcttctccaatatatatttccgctcagtcattgttaTAATGTTCCTTAGTGCGGCAATTGCTGGAAAATGCCAGTTTGGTATGGAGTCCACATCAACTCGATTGGAACTTGTGGATCGAGCGTGTTCAAAAAAAGGCTTGCGCTACGAGATCTCCCTTGGTGAAATCCCTTGGATATGCCATCCTGGAACGACGAAAGAAAAATTCAACAAGTTTCgtttgtggcgaagattatcaaCGGCGAAATTGACTCTCCAAAGATCCTGTCCCTCCtcgagttcaacataaactgttatgtactgacgagttgaagacgaaacataaagtatagaaatcggttatgtgccccatGCACAAAATAGGATAACCCCCAAATGAACTGAATTTAGTACCTCAATTTATATTCGAAATTATTGgacatcaattttgaaaatctttctatatataaataaactagcggacccctgcacacttcgttgcgcaataatattagattagatatGAATAAATCAATACTTCTTTCAATCAATTTGAATGGTTATTGTCAATGAAACGGAaactttttatatcgcggaccaCAGGTTGAGAACAGCTGCACTGcgatataatatttttttttgtttctccatTTCCGGTGAAAGTATGTTAAACCTTTCAAGCCAAGACGCGAACAGGCAACATGCAATTTTCCATATAAAAACTCAAACTTCATGACACAAACTCCTTACGATTACTCTTGTGCTTGTTTACGGTAATATGAAAGCCAAACGGATAGGAAAATGACGTTTAAATTTGAATGACATGTCTGTGGGTATCATTTGAATCGTTCTCTCGATAACATTTGCAATTAACCTTTTAACTTTGAACTTTTTTCTGCACTtgctcctgtactttctgtacttatTGTTGTACTTTCAGCCTAttcctgttctttctgttcttgtttctgaattttatgtaTCAGTTTCTGTACCTGTTTCAgtactctgtatttctctgtGCTTTCTCTACATGTTCCTGCCCTCTCTGCACTTGTtccagtattttcagtatttgtttcactacttgttcctgtactttctgtatttttttcactttttgtaCCTGTTCCTGAGCCTTCCACGCTTGTTCCACGGCTGAAAAATTATCtatggatggaaattatttcgaacacTCACAAAATCATAATAATCAAACGACCTGAGCGAAATTCGGTTTCAGAAGAATGTGATCATGATTGTTCGCGATCCATGAAGTTGAATGATAAAATGAGTCTCAGCAATTTTTCAGTGTGTGAGAAAGTCGATGTATCGTTtcaaagaggtgaaaaatgtcaaTGTGATGATTCCCAAACGCCGTTCTATCCATGATGTCCAAACTTCTCCAATATTTGGACGTAATTTTGCGAAAAATATGCACAAAATCTCCCAAGGTATCAAGTCATTATTGGTGCTGAAGGTGAATGGATTTGACAgaaatagttgaaaaatatttccagtactactgttatagcgacgcaaaCACCTATTTTCAACTTACTCtgaaagtcaatctatcgaacagagatagcagatctcactctgacAATTAGTTTTTGCATATAAAATGACTACTGGAGTTGTGATGAACGGGGAAGTCGTTACCCTTCCAAATTATATTCGCATTTCactaaaaaatttatttcatttatcaaTTAAATGTACTTTTTGTAATAGTTTTATTTGGGTGAATCtactgaaattcaagaaatatgACTACAACTGGCCCCAACTGGTGATGTTAATTTAACTTTTAGGGCATTTGTAATGTTTATGTAAAACTCAAGccgaaaaaaacataaaacattcTTTGGATTCAAATGGAATTGTTCCATTGCACACTTCAATCTTGTTGTTTTTGGATGAAAGTTCAGTGCATTGTGACAACAATAATTACATGCATCGTGAAGATAGAGATTCACATTTCTGAACTTTTaagaaaacactttattttttatgtcgttctttaatttgaattgacgGCGTTGACGGCGAAAAaggaaacctgtatgctgttcatttggcgccctgaggttcgaaataaataaacacgtgaatcaagtaggctcaataaaatttaaacacaaatcagctcgttaGGGGCAAAACGATTTTatcaataatctagtattcatattttgctctccagtgGGCAAGCATTGCACAATTCGATACGCGACAAACAATCATTGAagcatgcattgagtggaaaatttccaagtccatacataacatttttcaagattttctccactttatcgaaggattttccttatgtactatcGACCCaggcataccagagaacattcattagcaacacacactttttccactatttttttttatatatatagatagatgatGATTCTAAATATTGTATTGATCATtgttctatctatatatatatatatatatatatatatatatatatatatatatatatatatatatatatatatatatatatatatatatatatatatatatatatatatatatatatatatatatatatatatatatatatatatatatatatatatatatatatatatatatatatatatatatatgccttACACACTTCAAAAAaaaccttgtgattttacatcttgtacgatgcacataaatggagcgtcgcattaCACGTAAATATACGTTCAAGAACATGTACATGAAATTCAAtgtaataaaagaaaaatactgACAGTGAGAGCGGCGACTTGATCCGAGAATAattggatcgcaaagtacgtccattaatcgactgagccatggAAGCACGCATCAGCTTTTCTTAAACATAAATTCAAGCAGTTGCACTTGTTAGCCGACTAGAAATAACATTCGGAACCAATAAAATTCAGGCTCATCatgcattaagtcattacaaatggaatttttcgtcatttgacaaattaagtcttATTGAATTGCATCATATGTGGGATTACATcaactgtaaaattcaaaatttgtgtgtgagtggaatacagtacagtatctaccaagtgaatgagactgctctagccttatttcacgacagtagacaccagcaccagcacgaccgttcaacagagaaccgcacgtataacaaactatgtgttcatcaagttgtcgttccaaacaaccagacaaccattcctcacgaagaggatagctcacattgaatgttttgaaaggaaaactgcatgtgagagttaggtctcTAGGAGCGAGTAACactcatcccaggtaaccatttgagatcacaagcgagtgtggctggtagcataatctaatgggttactgttccaaagccctgtaaccttaagacggtatgcacaagataatccTTCTTGTTTtcggaacacatgtagtggttgaatgcacagtagcgcctctagagcagcagtaggagttgtcgtgaatgctcctgtcatcgccattaggaccattctttggagatgatttagctttgactgaactgtcgcaactttttctttctgccaccatacaagacaaccatatgctaaaattggtctaacgaaagttgtgtagatccaatgaatgtatctggattTGAGTCACCATGATTTTGGAAAATTGATGGCCTTTGTGGAATTTTTTCGCATCCATTTGCTTTCTATCCGACTCACCATTAGCTTACCATCCAATCAACCGTAAAATTGAACCAAATTTTCCGTTAAATCAACCCGCTGACTTCCAACATCTCATTATTCTCCGTTTGCTTTTACAAACTGAATTCCACGCCGGTTTTTTTGTGACCACAAGAGACAATTTGCAAGaagcgaaaagaaaaaaaagcttcGTCACGACTCTCGTTAAGTCTACTGACCCGTAGTGAGGCCGGCATGGCGGGTACGATGGACGGTGGTAGCATTTTCAATACCCGGACCAGCCGAAGACGCCTCAGAATCAGACCAAACCTGAACCTTTGATATATCAAAACCAATTACCTTGATTCACTGGATCGAAAGCCGCGAAGTCGGTTCCGAACCGTCGCAATTCGTTTTCAGTGTTCAAAAGTGGCCTGAAATCAAAACCGACCGATTGCCCCCGGGAGTCAACGCCATAAGCCGCTTATTCCGTGATCCTTTGTTTTGTTACTCGGGACCGATCGGCGATGTCGGGGTCGCCGTCGTGAAGCTGGCCGGGCACCTAGTAATTTGTCCTCCACCGAAACCAACTTCTTTTCACTTCCCCGTCCGCGTACACCGTGATCCTGGAAAGGCTTAACCTTCCGCGGTTTCGGTACGGCATGTAAAAACGTAGAAACAGATCCCGAGATGTTTATCGATAATGACTGTCAATATTGCTTAGTACTCAGTTCGATCCGTTTCTAGAACACGTGTTCGGCTTTTGGCGATATGCCAATCCGGCAAGTAAAAGAAGGCATCGGTTCTGTCAGATGGGCATAGTTGCGAGACAGCGGGGAGAATTTCCAACCCTGCAAAATGCCAGCCTACTGCCATCGCTGTCGAGGAGGTAACtttgtctttttttttgcaagcacGATTTCAACTGCACTTCCCACGCTGTGAAGCTAAAGGTGGCGAGTTTTTTAATGGAGAAAGAGATATTCGAAATACACGGCagatccccccccccccccccttccgctTCTGACTTGCGGGAAGAGTTTTCTTGCTGGCGTCAGAATGTTGTAATCGCTTTATCACTTGCAGCGAATCGTGACTTGACGCTAACTGTGCTCAGAGTCGTAGCATATTGGGCACTGGTTAGGAATCATGGCTGGGCCCAGTTCCAGTTCGTTGTCGACTTTCTGTGGTTAAACAGCTCTCGGGAGGAATGCTGGCAATGAATTTAATAGTTTGCGATTAATATTCTATTTTATCTGGGATAATAACAATCTGATGATTTATAAATCTATCTGCTCTTTGAATGAACAAAAAATGTCTAACCtgtacagaaactggaacacagTAGAGTATTTCGTAATGTTGAAGGAAATATGCAGCGTATTTGGATCTCACCAACTTATTACAGCATCAATGTCTTTTATGACACCGGTCGAGCTAGCTCAAATCGTAGTTTACCataattaattttcttttaagTGTCGTTTATGAAACAAACGATTATCAACGGACCAAGTTGACATCCTTGTGCAGCTCCAGAAGAGTTTGACTGAATGACAGTTTTCTATTTGAACAAATGGATTCGtaataaaaatcgaaaaatttagtttcagtGTGAAGTGAGAATTTGATGAATATTTTGCATTTTTCgcaattttttaacattttaattTAAATGGTCCAACAAGTAGAACAAGAAATAACTACAAATTTATACTCAATACTAAGTTACCTAACGtacaaaatcttcaaaactgttcAAATTATAAGTTTTTGTTTCCttcgtctagtagttttccatcatggaacACTGGAGTGTCGCTCACCGCGTTTTCATTTATAACTAGTGTTTGAAGAATCAGTCGTATGTCGTCACTACTTCTCTGCGCATTACTCTCTCTctgttcaaaacatttttttacccAAATCGAAACGGAAGCGTCGTCTCTGTCGTACGTGTTTTCAACGGGATGGAGCCACGTGTCATACCTCGTGAGAAACGTTGGGAGTGTTGGAAAAAAAACTGCCGCAATCGAATCATTCCCAGAAGCACTGATTTTTCTTGGCCGTCGCGATCAAGACCAAGCATTTGGACGATTTGTGGGACAACATTCGCTGTGAAATTGTCGAAATTTATAACGATACGTTGAAAATGGTGGCCAATAATTTCCTACCACGGTTTTAAAATTGCGCATTTTATAATGGTAAAGTTTTGAGTTTTCTGTATGCAGTAATTGAAACGTAGCCTACGTCAAAATTATTCCAGAGACAGAAAAGAACCCCCCTTCTTCAGAGTGGGTCATTTGTTTTGACAAATTGAGCTACTCTGGTTTTGATTTCAACACAGACTGTTACCATTTTTGAAAGTTTTCGAAATTtcaatctttttgcctttctcatatagaaaggctatgcaatcactgtgaaaaccgactttttaaccgaggcccgcagGGCCAAatggcatataccattcgactcagctcgactaattgagcaaatgtctgtgtgtgtgtttgtccgTCCGTATGtgtgacggctgaaccgattttcacaaacttagattcaagtaaAAGAACTAACAGTCCCATAGccagttattgaattttatttggatccgacttccggttccggtgttacatggtaatatgtgataaTAAGAGGAAAAGTGTGCACTcgtttttctctgaaacggctcaaccgatttttacaaactaagattcaaatgaaaggtcttatagtttcctaaaaaaatttagaacattttatccggatccaagttccggttccggaactaaatcgtggaaaattaccaatttcattagtagtttttcacaaacaattcccataaaactgtctgataaattattcTATTTTGCAAAGATTGTTGGTttttggcataaaaacttaattcggcactactggtcctccctttcctgttccggaagcaccgaaaactccaaaaatgaaactcacttcgatttctctgtaatgattgattcgattttcataaatgttgatttgaatttaagctcatattatctgtaaagctactgtgaaatttcatccggatttgacctccggttccgcagttacagggcgatgagtgtcaaagttttcaaatcgtcatatagaaagacaatatgtacaacatcgaaagaagaagaaaacataaaacaaacgatgcgtgctttgttccatttcgtacacgctatgaaggaatcgaaacg comes from Malaya genurostris strain Urasoe2022 chromosome 3, Malgen_1.1, whole genome shotgun sequence and encodes:
- the LOC131438690 gene encoding serine protease inhibitor A3N-like, giving the protein MWQVLGWTAFFAAMINSCHGGHLRFPYGDTNFSLNVYKAAFDSERNVIVAPFVLRNSIVMLYAIATGATQERLREVFALPENFTEFLTNQKELHYMLGGEGDGFRMRNRIVVNGFRDVDVHMRDVMKEDLDTTIVYFDFGQREGVVRRVNHFANFNTNRVVSELVSLDYIPKHLQMAQICAASFKPPFANAFNPNDTSPREFWSGMIEKLYSTITMFKRGDFRFSRIPELEIEVLELPFVKSSDAVMWIMLPDRDASLETIMKALEPGHFDAIQAHFSMKRAEITVPLFTIESEFNATDFLKHTMGLDVLFKLRELRVFEDLDSSLDTVIHRAGIHFYEKTADAGGATMVRSFRKRSAVYQYVVARSYLFVIVKKTNKQILFMGHLYKPDNLVEV